The sequence TTTATCTAGTCGTGCAGCTCGATACTCACAGCTTCTTTAAGCTAGAAGGCGATAGCCTCACCGCTGAGGTGCCCATTGCCCCCGACGAAGCCGTGTTGGGCGGCAAAATTGATGTGCCCACCCCCGATGGCAGCGTGACTATGAACCTACCGGCAGGCACTCGCTCGGGCCAGAGCCTGCGGCTGCGGGGGAAGGGCTGGCCTCGCCCCAAGGGCGATCGCGGCGACCTGCTGATCAAAGTTGTGATCACCCCACCCGCTAGCCTCAGCGACAGCGAGCGTCAGCTCTACGAGCAAATTCGCCAGAGCCGCACCGTTAGCCCCCGCCAAAGCTTGGTCAACAACCATCTCTAATACCGAATCCGAATTCCATACCCCCAATATCCAACCAGCCAACCGTAGGGGCGCATGGCATGCGCCCTGCCGAACCGGGGGTTAACCAAACAGGATTTAGTATAGAACCCAGCAACAAAAAGCCCCAGGGGCTTCCTTAGAGAAGCATCCTAGGGCTGGCTTAGCCGAGACAGGACTGAGCGCTTAAATCTCCTCAGCCCGGCTGAGGTCGCCGTAGAGTAGGCTCAGCAGGGCACCGCAGCCCAGCAGTTTTAGGGCTTCAAGGCCAAAGTAGAGGCCGTGCATTTGGTTCATGGCGGCGGGCACTTCAAGGGTGGTGGCAAAGGGGTCTAGGGCGGTGCCCAGGGCACCCATGGCCGGGGCCACGGCGTAGGTGAGCACTAGGGTCACTGCCAGTAGGCCTAGGCCTAGCTCCATGGCCCAGCGGCTGCGTAGGCCGCTAGCGACAACAGGCCGCTGGGGGCGAGACTGGCGAGCTACCAACAGCCCGGTCAAAATGACTCCGGCACACAGTAGTTCTAAACGGTTAAACACCCAAAACATGGCGTAGCCCGTCGAGCCAAAGTCAGGCTGGCTCATCATGCCCCCCACAAACAAACCGGGCATAATGACAAAATCCATCAGCAGACTGCTGCTGAACCAAAACATCAGCGCAAACAAAACCGCTCCCACCCAGCGGGTGGGCCGAGCAGCGGCAGGGTTAGACAGGGTATTCATCAATGTATGCCTTGTGAAATGATGATGAGTGAAGCGGGATGAAGCACTCGCTATTCAGCTGAGTTCTTTATTTATCAATGATTTCAGCCTAGCTAACTTTGCTGGCTACTGGTGTGAACTATTCTTTCAGCGACGCTATTTTTTCGCCGTTGTAATGTTGCGATACAAAGGCTGAGAGCGTTGCAGAATAGGGCTCTAGGGGCAGTGTAGGGAGAGTTAGGTGAATCAGCGCGAGAAAAATCGTAACGTGCTGTTATAAACGCCGGTTGAGTCGCCTCTGTTCCCTGGGGCGGAGCCGCATTGGTGAGTCTCTCAGCAATGCCCACTAAGCTAAGGGACTTTTGAAAAATGGTTTCTTTAAGGGTGGGCAGTGCCCATCATACAGCGGCTACAGTCACTGGATTGAGGCTGGTATCTTCTTTCCTGGAAACCGCCTAAGGCTGGGAATGTTGGCCGTGGTATAGCTGTAGCCAGTCTGGTTAAGACATTTATCTCTAGAACGTTCAAACGTTCAAACGTTCTGCAGGTTTTGGATGTTCTAACCTAGGTGACTATGGCCATACAAAGACGATGGCTATCTTTGACTACCATTCACCCACCCTCGCTGTTCTCACGGAAATCGACAGACTACCCGACCCAAAATATTGGTCTGGGCAACCAGGCCAAAGTCACGGCTGTCGGTGCTGGCTGCTGCGTTGAGCCCCTTTAAGAAACAGCCGTCAGCATCCACATACACCACCCATTTGATCAGCCATAGCTCTGGTTGGCGGGGATGGCGGGCCACCACCAAGTCTCCCGGTTGGGGTACTTGTTGACGATAGGCGGTGGGATCGATCAAAACTTCGCTGCCCGCCTCTAGCAAAGGCAGCATGGACTCGCCAACTACGCGCAACCGCCGCCGCTGACGCAGTAGCCACAGCACTACATCGGTGACCTGACTGCGGCGCAACTGCGACGGCGGAGTAACGGCAAAAGCATGATTCACTAGCAACGAACCGGAACGTTAAGCCACAACGTTGAGGTACAAAACGGAGAAGGGATAGAGCCACCTAAGCTTGGATGGCTCTATCCCTTCTCCTCCAGCTAAGCTTAACTAGCTAGCGGTGTACCAAGAGACATCGCGGTTCTTGGTAGCCCAAAACATTGTGTGGACCTTCTGCACCGCTTCCATCAGTTCGGTCGCGTGCTGTACGCTGACCTCTACTTTGCAGGCCGAGCAGAGCTTGGCGGCTTTCCAGAAGGTGTCGTGCAGGTCGGGGAACTGCTCTAGGTGTACAGGCTTA is a genomic window of Nodosilinea sp. E11 containing:
- a CDS encoding DUF4149 domain-containing protein, which produces MNTLSNPAAARPTRWVGAVLFALMFWFSSSLLMDFVIMPGLFVGGMMSQPDFGSTGYAMFWVFNRLELLCAGVILTGLLVARQSRPQRPVVASGLRSRWAMELGLGLLAVTLVLTYAVAPAMGALGTALDPFATTLEVPAAMNQMHGLYFGLEALKLLGCGALLSLLYGDLSRAEEI
- the sodX gene encoding nickel-type superoxide dismutase maturation protease — translated: MNHAFAVTPPSQLRRSQVTDVVLWLLRQRRRLRVVGESMLPLLEAGSEVLIDPTAYRQQVPQPGDLVVARHPRQPELWLIKWVVYVDADGCFLKGLNAAASTDSRDFGLVAQTNILGRVVCRFP